From the genome of Ananas comosus cultivar F153 linkage group 16, ASM154086v1, whole genome shotgun sequence, one region includes:
- the LOC109722112 gene encoding acyl transferase 5-like, translated as MDDDERRNGEVESRKSREAIMRRLIAAGRLVPLSANARPGSCHVVPTQLILGHIRDISSYCYLITNQVTVFKCGGITVGICFNHLVFDGQGAAHFLKAVGEMARGLPEPSVAPVWSREAIPDPPKIPCSGPPPSFTAFKFVISVIEISSESINCTKNDFTAATGDKCSTFDVVTAMLYKCRAKAINLPPDAEVRLCFAASTRHLLHRVLPSVEGYYGNCVYPAGITRTSEEIDNASIVEIVAMIRDAKEALSTRFVDWVNGGAKDNHYNMPLDYGTLTVSDWSRLGFNKVDYGWGEPSYVFPLNDDVNIVAMTIYLKPPAPKQGIRLMLRCVEDEHSAVLCKELLKLA; from the exons aTGGACGACGACGAGAGAAGAAACGGAGAAGTTGAATCTCGCAAGAGCAGGGAGGCAATCATGCGGAGATTAATCGCGGCGGGACGCCTTGTTCCACTATCAGCGAATGCAAGACCTGGCAGCTGTCAT GTAGTGCCGACCCAACTAATTCTAGGACATATTAGAGATATCTCCAGCTACTGTTATTTAATTACCAACCAG GTGACGGTATTCAAGTGCGGCGGAATCACGGTCGGCATCTGCTTCAACCACCTGGTGTTCGACGGCCAGGGTGCGGCCCATTTCCTGAAAGCCGTAGGCGAGATGGCGAGAGGCCTCCCGGAGCCGTCGGTCGCGCCCGTCTGGTCCCGCGAAGCCATTCCGGACCCCCCCAAGATCCCCTGCAGTGGCCCGCCGCCGTCCTTCACGGCCTTCAAATTCGTCATCTCCGTGATCGAGATCTCATCGGAGAGCATCAACTGCACCAAGAATGACTTCACAGCCGCCACGGGTGACAAGTGCTCGACCTTCGACGTCGTCACTGCGATGCTCTACAAGTGCCGCGCCAAGGCCATCAACCTACCCCCCGATGCCGAGGTCCGCCTGTGCTTCGCGGCCAGCACCCGCCACCTGCTGCACCGCGTGCTGCCGTCGGTCGAAGGCTACTACGGCAACTGCGTGTACCCCGCGGGGATCACGAGGACGAGCGAGGAGATCGACAACGCATCGATCGTCGAGATCGTGGCCATGATCAGGGACGCGAAGGAGGCGCTCTCGACGCGGTTCGTCGACTGGGTGAATGGAGGGGCCAAGGACAACCACTACAACATGCCGCTGGACTACGGCACGCTAACCGTGTCGGATTGGAGCCGTCTCGGCTTCAACAAGGTCGACTACGGGTGGGGGGAGCCGAGCTACGTTTTCCCGCTGAATGATGATGTGAACATCGTCGCGATGACGATATATCTCAAGCCGCCGGCGCCGAAGCAGGGGATCAGATTGATGCTGCGTTGCGTGGAGGACGAGCACTCCGCTGTGCTCTGCAAAGAACTGCTGAAGTTGGCGTAG
- the LOC109721925 gene encoding acyl transferase 4-like: MSPTVTKSPPTLVPPASPTPASTLLLPLSSIDRAVNSRLSVECIQVFSGGGGGGGAAAAMREGFARALVPYFPVAGRIVESVSGAPLVECSGDGIWFVEAEADCALDDVNQLERPLMIPREELLPRPPPEVKLEDTILMAQVTVFKCGGITVGICFNHLVFDGQGAAQFLKAVSEMARGLPEPSVAPVWSRDAIPDPPKIPHGGPPPSSTAFKFVISVIEISSESINRTKNDFAAATGDKCSTFDVVTAMLYKCRAKAINLPPDAEVRLCFAASTRHLLHGVLPSVEGYYGNCVYPAGITRTSKEIDNASIVEIVAMIRDAKEALSTRFVDWMNGGAKDNHYNMPLDYGTLTVSDWSRLGFNEVDYGWGEPSYVFPLNDDVNIVASAIYLKPPAPKQGIRLMLRCVEEEHTLLCSAMNC; this comes from the exons ATGAGCCCCACGGTGACCAAGTCCCCTCCGACCCTCGTCCCCCCCGCGTCGCCGACCCCGGCCTCGacgctcctcctccccctctcctccatCGACCGCGCCGTCAACTCGCGTCTCTCCGTCGAATGCATCCAAGTtttctccggcggcggcggcggcggaggcgccgcCGCTGCCATGAGAGAGGGCTTCGCCCGCGCCCTCGTCCCCTACTTCCCCGTCGCCGGGAGGATCGTCGAGAGCGTCTCCGGCGCGCCCTTGGTCGAGTGCTCCGGCGACGGGATCTGGTTCGTGGAGGCGGAGGCCGATTGCGCCCTGGACGACGTGAACCAGCTCGAGCGCCCCCTCATGATCCCTAGAGAGGAGCTCCTCCCTCGCCCTCCCCCCGAGGTGAAGCTCGAGGACACCATCCTCATGGCGCAG GTGACGGTATTCAAGTGCGGCGGAATCACGGTCGGCATCTGCTTCAACCACCTGGTGTTCGATGGCCAGGGCGCGGCCCAGTTCCTGAAAGCCGTCAGCGAGATGGCGAGAGGCCTCCCGGAGCCGTCGGTCGCGCCCGTCTGGTCCCGCGACGCCATTCCGGACCCCCCCAAGATCCCCCATGGTGGTCCGCCGCCGTCCTCCACGGCCTTCAAATTCGTCATCTCTGTGATCGAGATCTCATCGGAGAGCATCAACCGCACCAAGAACGACTTCGCGGCCGCCACGGGTGACAAGTGCTCGACCTTCGACGTCGTCACTGCGATGCTCTACAAGTGCCGCGCCAAGGCCATCAACCTACCCCCCGATGCCGAGGTCCGCCTGTGCTTCGCGGCCAGCACCCGCCACCTGCTGCACGGTGTGCTGCCGTCGGTCGAAGGCTACTACGGCAACTGCGTGTACCCCGCGGGGATCACGAGGACGAGCAAGGAGATCGACAACGCATCGATCGTCGAGATCGTGGCCATGATCAGGGATGCGAAGGAGGCGCTCTCGACGCGGTTCGTCGACTGGATGAATGGAGGGGCCAAGGACAACCACTACAACATGCCGCTGGACTACGGCACGCTAACCGTGTCGGATTGGAGCCGTCTCGGCTTCAACGAGGTCGACTACGGGTGGGGGGAGCCGAGCTACGTTTTCCCGCTGAACGATGACGTGAACATTGTCGCGTCAGCCATATATCTGAAGCCGCCGGCGCCGAAGCAGGGGATCAGATTGATGCTGCGCTGCGTCGAGGAAGAGCACACTCTGCTGTGTTCTGCAATGAACTGCTGA
- the LOC109722367 gene encoding acyl transferase 4-like has product MSPAVTKAPPTLVPPASPTPASTLLLPLSSIDRTAAVRVSVDFIQVFSSGGAGAPAAIREGFARALVPYFPVAGRIVESVPGVPEVECSGEGIWFVEAEADCTLDDVNQLERPLMIPKEELLPRPPPEVKLEDAILMAQVTVFKCGGIAVGICFSHLVFDGQGAAQFLKAVGEMARGLPEPSVTPIWSRDAIPDPPKIPRSGPPPSFTAFNFVTSVIEISSESINRTKNDFGAATGNKCSTFDVVTAMLYKCRAKAINLPPNAEVRLGFAASTRHLLHGVLPSVEGYYGNCVYPVGITRTSEEIDSASIVEIVAMIRDAKEALSTRFVDWMNGGAKDSHYNVPLDYGTLTVSDWSRVGFNEVDYGWGEPSYVFTLNDDVNIVASAIYLKPPAPKQGIRLMLRCVEEEHSAVFCEELLKLS; this is encoded by the exons ATGAGCCCCGCGGTGACCAAGGCCCCTCCAACCCTCGTCCCCCCCGCGTCGCCGACCCCGGCCTCCACGCTCCTCCTCCCACTCTCCTCCATCGACCGCACCGCCGCCGTGCGCGTCTCCGTCGACTTCATCCAGGTCTTCTccagcggcggcgccggcgccccCGCCGCGATCAGAGAGGGCTTCGCCCGCGCCCTCGTCCCCTACTTCCCCGTCGCCGGGAGGATCGTCGAGAGCGTCCCCGGCGTCCCCGAGGTCGAGTGCTCCGGCGAGGGGATCTGGTTCGTGGAGGCCGAGGCCGATTGCACCCTCGACGACGTGAACCAGCTCGAGCGCCCCCTCATGATCCCTAAAGAGGAGCTCCTCCCTCGCCCTCCCCCCGAGGTGAAGCTCGAGGACGCCATCCTCATGGCGCAG GTGACGGTATTCAAGTGCGGCGGAATTGCAGTCGGCATCTGCTTCAGCCATCTGGTGTTCGACGGCCAGGGAGCAGCCCAGTTCCTGAAAGCCGTCGGCGAGATGGCGAGAGGCCTCCCGGAGCCGTCGGTCACGCCCATCTGGTCCCGCGATGCCATTCCGGACCCCCCCAAGATCCCCCGCAGCGGCCCGCCGCCGTCCTTCACTGCCTTCAATTTCGTCACCTCCGTGATTGAGATCTCGTCGGAGAGCATCAACCGCACCAAGAATGACTTCGGGGCTGCCACGGGCAACAAGTGCTCGACCTTCGACGTCGTCACTGCTATGCTCTACAAGTGCCGTGCCAAGGCCATCAACCTACCCCCCAATGCCGAGGTCCGCCTGGGCTTCGCGGCCAGCACTCGCCACCTGCTGCACGGCGTGCTGCCGTCGGTCGAAGGCTACTACGGCAACTGTGTGTACCCCGTGGGAATCACGAGGACAAGCGAGGAGATCGACAGCGCATCGATCGTTGAGATCGTGGCCATGATCAGGGACGCGAAGGAGGCGCTCTCAACACGGTTTGTCGACTGGATGAACGGAGGGGCCAAGGACAGCCACTACAATGTGCCGCTGGACTATGGCACGCTAACCGTGTCGGATTGGAGCCGCGTCGGGTTCAACGAGGTTGACTATGGGTGGGGGGAGCCGAGCTACGTTTTCACGCTGAACGACGACGTGAACATCGTCGCGTCAGCAATATATCTCAAGCCACCGGCGCCGAAGCAGGGGATCAGATTGATGCTGCGTTGCGTGGAGGAAGAGCACTCTGCTGTGTTCTGCGAAGAACTGCTGAAGCTGTCGTAG
- the LOC109722530 gene encoding acyl transferase 5-like → MSPAVTKSPPTLVPPASPTPASTLLLPLSSIDRAANARVSVEFIQVFSRGGAAAVAAIREGFARALVPYFPVAGRIVESVPGEPMVECSGDGIWFVEAEADCALDDVNQLERPLMIPREELLPRPPPEVKLEEAILMAQVTVFKCGGIAVGICFNHLVFDGQGAAQFMKAVAEMARGLPEPSVAPVWCRDAIPDPPKIPRGGPPPSFPAFNFVTSLIEISLESINRTKSDFAAATGDKCSTFDVVTAMLYKCRAKAINLPPNAEVHLSITASTRHLLHSVLPSVEGYYGNCVYPVGITRTSEEIDNASIVEIVAMIRDAKAALSTRFIDWMNGGAKDNHYNVPLDYGTLRLADWSRLGFNEVDYGWGKPSYVFTLNDDVNIVAAAIYLKPPTPKQGIRLMLRCVEKEHSAVLCEELLKLA, encoded by the exons ATGAGCCCCGCGGTGACCAAGTCCCCTCCAACCCTCGTCCCCCCCGCGTCGCCGACCCCGGCCTCCacgctcctcctccccctctcctccatCGACCGCGCCGCCAACGCGCGCGTCTCCGTCGAATTCATCCAGGTCTTctcccgcggcggcgccgccgccgtcgccgccatcaGAGAGGGCTTCGCCCGCGCCCTCGTCCCCTACTTCCCCGTCGCCGGAAGGATCGTCGAGAGCGTCCCCGGCGAGCCCATGGTCGAGTGCTCCGGCGACGGGATCTGGTTCGTGGAGGCGGAGGCCGATTGCGCCCTGGACGACGTGAACCAGCTCGAGCGCCCCCTCATGATCCCTAGAGAGGAGCTCCTCCCTCGCCCTCCCCCCGAGGTGAAGCTCGAGGAAGCCATCCTCATGGCGCAG GTGACGGTATTCAAGTGCGGCGGAATCGCGGTCGGCATCTGCTTCAACCACCTGGTGTTCGACGGCCAGGGCGCGGCCCAGTTCATGAAAGCCGTCGCCGAGATGGCGAGAGGCCTCCCGGAGCCATCGGTTGCGCCGGTCTGGTGCCGCGATGCCATTCCGGACCCCCCCAAGATCCCCCGTGGTGGCCCGCCGCCGTCCTTCCCAGCCTTCAATTTCGTCACCTCCTTGATCGAGATCTCGTTGGAGAGCATCAACCGCACCAAGAGTGACTTTGCGGCCGCCACGGGCGACAAGTGCTCGACCTTCGACGTCGTCACCGCGATGCTCTACAAGTGCCGCGCCAAGGCCATTAACCTACCCCCCAATGCTGAGGTCCACCTAAGCATTACGGCTAGCACCCGCCACCTGCTGCACAGCGTGCTGCCGTCGGTCGAAGGCTACTACGGCAACTGCGTGTACCCCGTGGGGATCACAAGGACGAGCGAGGAGATCGACAACGCATCGATTGTCGAGATCGTGGCCATGATCAGGGACGCGAAGGCGGCGCTCTCGACGCGGTTCATCGACTGGATGAACGGAGGGGCCAAGGACAACCACTACAACGTGCCACTGGACTACGGCACGCTACGATTGGCGGATTGGAGCCGTCTCGGGTTCAACGAGGTTGATTACGGATGGGGGAAGCCGAGCTACGTTTTCACGCTGAACGACGACGTGAACATCGTCGCAGCAGCGATATATCTGAAGCCGCCCACACCGAAGCAGGGGATCAGATTGATGCTGCGCTGCGTCGAGAAAGAGCACTCTGCTGTGCTCTGTGAAGAGCTGCTGAAGTTGGCGTAG
- the LOC109721963 gene encoding ABC transporter G family member 10-like, which yields MELSSTSSTASGRKPRYRIETKSLSYDLPSNFGFFGAAATAPRPVLKNVTCEAPPGELVAIVGPSGAGKTTLLSILAGAIPPCRVRGAVLINGRPMDVSRFRRVSGHVTQDDALFPLLTVEESLLYSARLRLRGTAEDSAAQARDLIKQLGLNHVASSRVGRAGMVGAISGGERRRVSIGVDLVHDPAVLLLDEPTSGLDSASALHILTILKSMATLHTKTIILTIHQPGFRILELIDRVILISNGSAVHQGPVHQLEARLTDAGHCIPLHVNVLEYAMDVMDSLIVQPPTTPHEEVVAANTAATVNNDRIFYANSLCGEVYILTERFFKNVLRTKELFASKMIQSIVAGVGLGTVFMNVSNLQARVGFFAFSLTFLLTSTTEGLPIFLHERRILQRETARGAYRVSSYVIANAIVFVPFLLAAATLYALPVYWLVGLRREMDRFLYFSLVVWLVMLTANAFVACFSALVPNFIMGNSVIAGLMGSFFLFSGYFIAKGSIPRYWIFMHYLSLFKYPFEAFVVNEYGGGSGGRECLDMEVGGCVLDGVMFLTQQGLEESKRWSNIGVMLGFVLGYRILCFVFLWFRCYRMRR from the coding sequence ATGGAGTTGTCGTCGACATCCTCGACGGCCTCTGGCCGCAAACCGCGATACCGCATCGAGACCAAGTCGCTGTCCTACGACCTCCCCTCGAATTTCGGCTTCTTcggtgccgccgccaccgcccctCGGCCCGTACTGAAGAATGTCACGTGCGAGGCCCCGCCGGGGGAGCTCGTGGCGATCGTTGGCCCCAGCGGTGCCGGCAAGACAACACTGCTCTCCATTCTCGCTGGGGCAATTCCCCCGTGCAGAGTCCGTGGCGCCGTCCTCATCAACGGCCGGCCGATGGACGTGTCACGGTTCCGCCGTGTGTCCGGGCACGTCACGCAGGATGACGCCCTCTTCCCGCTGCTCACCGTGGAGGAATCCTTGCTGTATAGCGCGCGGTTGCGGCTCCGTGGCACCGCCGAGGATTCGGCGGCCCAGGCCCGAGACTTGATCAAGCAGCTGGGGCTCAATCACGTGGCTTCCTCCCGGGTGGGCCGTGCCGGTATGGTTGGCGCCATATCGGGCGGCGAGAGGCGGCGCGTTTCGATCGGCGTAGACCTCGTCCACGACCCGGCGGTTCTCCTCCTCGACGAGCCGACGTCGGGGCTCGACTCCGCCTCGGCGCTCCACATCCTCACCATACTCAAATCCATGGCCACACTCCACACCAAAACAATCATACTCACAATCCACCAACCCGGCTTCAGAATCCTCGAGCTCATAGACCGAGTCATACTGATCTCCAACGGCTCCGCGGTGCACCAGGGTCCAGTGCACCAGCTCGAGGCACGGCTCACGGACGCGGGCCACTGCATCCCCCTCCACGTAAACGTGTTGGAATACGCCATGGACGTAATGGACTCTCTCATAGTGCAACCACCCACAACGCCCCACGAAGAGGTCGTAGCTGCTAACACCGCAGCCACCGTTAACAACGACCGCATATTCTACGCGAACTCTCTATGCGGGGAGGTGTATATACTCACCGAGAGGTTCTTTAAGAACGTACTGAGAACGAAGGAGCTCTTCGCGTCCAAAATGATCCAATCCATCGTGGCCGGGGTCGGGCTCGGGACTGTGTTCATGAACGTGAGCAATTTGCAAGCCCGAGTCGGGTTCTTTGCATTTAGCCTCACGTTTTTACTCACCTCGACGACGGAGGGTCTCCCTATATTCCTACATGAGAGGAGAATACTACAAAGAGAGACCGCCCGAGGAGCATACAGGGTCTCTTCCTACGTCATAGCCAACGCCATCGTTTTCGTTCCGTTCCTCCTCGCGGCGGCAACGCTCTACGCGCTCCCCGTGTACTGGCTTGTCGGTCTGCGGAGAGAGATGGACCGGTTTCTATACTTCTCGCTGGTGGTCTGGCTCGTGATGCTCACGGCGAACGCGTTCGTCGCGTGCTTCAGCGCGCTGGTGCCGAACTTCATCATGGGGAACTCGGTGATCGCGGGGCTCATGggctccttcttcctcttctccggCTACTTCATTGCGAAGGGGAGCATACCCAGGTACTGGATTTTCATGCACTACTTGAGCTTGTTCAAGTACCCGTTCGAGGCCTTCGTGGTGAATGAGTATGGAGGAGGGAGCGGGGGGAGGGAGTGCTTGGACATGGAGGTGGGGGGGTGTGTGCTTGATGGGGTCATGTTTCTCACGCAACAGGGGTTGGAGGAGTCCAAGAGGTGGAGTAACATTGGGGTGATGTTGGGGTTTGTGTTGGGCTATAGGATCCTCTGCTTCGTGTTCCTCTGGTTCAGGTGTTATAGGATGAGGAGATAA